In one window of Thermus aquaticus DNA:
- a CDS encoding cupin domain-containing protein, whose translation MEIRDLKKLARFSEEKLLKIPVFQSEKIFFDLYALLPGQAQKAHAHAGSDKVYYVLEGEVVVQVGEEEALLVPGMAALAPAGEVHGVRNESASPALLLVVMAPKP comes from the coding sequence GTGGAGATCCGCGATTTAAAAAAGCTCGCCCGCTTCTCCGAGGAGAAGCTTTTGAAGATCCCCGTCTTCCAGTCCGAGAAGATATTCTTTGACCTCTACGCCCTCCTCCCGGGCCAGGCCCAGAAGGCCCACGCCCATGCGGGCTCGGACAAGGTCTACTACGTCTTGGAGGGCGAGGTGGTGGTCCAGGTGGGGGAGGAGGAGGCCCTTCTGGTCCCGGGCATGGCTGCCTTGGCCCCGGCGGGGGAGGTGCATGGGGTCAGGAACGAGTCCGCAAGTCCTGCCCTCCTCCTGGTGGTCATGGCTCCCAAGCCCTAA
- a CDS encoding phosphate-starvation-inducible PsiE family protein — translation MEYLFRLFPRVEAVIYAFAGLLVVLGAAYLMVAAVFEGMELLRLGKGASLPIFLLDRVLLALMMAEILYTLIRFAREGQLQVEPFLVIGIIAGVRRILVITAEGLQKYPFSLDHPGFQAVLAELLLLSLMVLALAWAYRMVRGV, via the coding sequence ATGGAGTATCTTTTCCGGCTGTTTCCCCGGGTGGAGGCGGTCATCTACGCCTTCGCGGGTCTCCTGGTGGTCCTGGGGGCGGCCTACTTGATGGTGGCCGCCGTGTTTGAGGGGATGGAGCTCCTGCGCCTCGGGAAAGGGGCCAGCCTTCCCATCTTCCTCTTGGATCGGGTCCTCCTGGCCCTGATGATGGCGGAGATCCTCTACACCCTGATCCGCTTTGCCCGCGAGGGGCAGCTCCAGGTGGAGCCATTCTTGGTTATCGGCATCATCGCCGGGGTGCGGAGGATCCTGGTGATCACCGCAGAGGGGTTGCAGAAATACCCCTTTTCCCTGGACCACCCGGGGTTCCAGGCGGTCTTGGCGGAGCTCCTCCTCCTTTCCCTCATGGTTCTGGCCCTGGCCTGGGCGTACCGCATGGTGCGCGGGGTATAG
- the rpe gene encoding ribulose-phosphate 3-epimerase, with the protein MRFAPSILTADLSRLKEVIGEAEAAGVDWIHLDVMDGVFVPNLTFGPILVEAVRRVTRLPLDVHLMIVNPERYLEDFARAGADVITVHFEATPHAHRAVQKVKELGKKAGLAINPATPLSAFEALLPELDLALLMSVNPGFGGQKYIPQSTERLRRLKAMRDALNPACLIEVDGGVNQTTVGEVYLAGADVAVVGSALFNDKPVRENLKALKEVLKRVTGQM; encoded by the coding sequence GTGCGCTTTGCTCCCTCCATCCTCACGGCGGATCTATCCCGGCTTAAGGAGGTGATCGGGGAGGCGGAGGCGGCCGGGGTGGACTGGATTCACCTGGACGTGATGGACGGGGTTTTCGTCCCCAACCTCACCTTCGGCCCCATCCTGGTGGAGGCGGTGCGCCGGGTGACCAGGCTCCCTTTGGACGTTCACCTCATGATCGTCAACCCGGAGCGCTACCTGGAGGACTTCGCCCGGGCGGGGGCCGATGTGATCACCGTCCACTTTGAGGCCACGCCCCACGCCCATCGGGCGGTGCAGAAGGTGAAGGAGCTGGGGAAGAAGGCGGGATTGGCCATCAACCCCGCCACCCCTCTCTCCGCCTTTGAGGCCCTCCTGCCCGAGCTGGACCTGGCCCTCCTCATGAGCGTGAACCCAGGGTTTGGCGGGCAAAAGTACATTCCCCAGTCCACGGAGAGGCTTAGGCGGCTCAAGGCCATGCGGGACGCCCTGAACCCCGCCTGCCTCATTGAGGTGGACGGGGGGGTTAACCAGACCACGGTGGGGGAGGTTTACCTGGCGGGCGCCGACGTGGCCGTGGTGGGAAGCGCCCTCTTCAACGACAAGCCGGTAAGGGAGAACCTGAAAGCCCTAAAGGAGGTCCTGAAAAGGGTCACCGGCCAGATGTAG
- the tkt gene encoding transketolase, whose translation MTETKDLATLSVNAIRFLAIDAVEKAKSGHPGMPMAMAPLAYLLYREVLRHNPLDPAWPNRDRFVLSAGHGSMLLYAVLHLTGYDLPLEELKRFRQWGSKTPGHPEYGHTPGMEVTTGPLGQGIATAVGMALAERKLAAEFNRPGHVVVDHYTYVLASDGDLMEGVSGEASSLAGTWGLSKLIVFWDDNRISIDGPTDLAFTEDVLARYRAYGWHTLRVEDANDLNALRHAIKLAKLDERPSLIAVRSHIGYGSPKQDSHKAHGEPLGPEAVEATRKNLGWPYPPFEVPEEVYRHMDMRKRGKALQEAWERAMEAYAKAFPDLYEELSRRLKGELPSLPEEPPAFDKPIATRAASGKALDAIAPKMPELLGGSADLTPSNNTQAQGMADFSRENPLGRYLHFGVREHAMGAILNGLNLHGGYRAYGGTFLVFSDYMRPAVRLAALMGTPTIFVYTHDSIALGEDGPTHQPVEHLMSLRAIPNLWVIRPADAYETFYAWQVALRRKEGPTAIVLTRQAVPLLPPEKAKGLLKGGYVLEDAEEPEGVIVATGSEVHLALKARALLGERGRRVRGVSLPSLELFAAQPEAYRKEVLPPGLPTVAVEAGASLGWERYAHKVVGLDRFGASAPYLEVYERLGFTPERVAEALLSLLV comes from the coding sequence ATGACCGAGACCAAAGACCTCGCCACCCTTTCGGTGAACGCCATCCGCTTCCTGGCCATAGACGCCGTGGAAAAGGCCAAGAGCGGCCATCCGGGCATGCCCATGGCCATGGCCCCCCTGGCCTACCTCCTCTACCGGGAGGTCCTGCGCCACAACCCCCTGGACCCCGCCTGGCCCAACCGGGACCGCTTCGTCCTCTCCGCTGGGCACGGCTCCATGCTCCTTTACGCCGTCCTCCACCTCACGGGCTACGACCTTCCCCTGGAGGAGCTCAAGCGCTTCCGCCAGTGGGGCTCCAAGACCCCGGGTCACCCCGAGTACGGCCACACGCCGGGGATGGAGGTGACCACGGGGCCTTTGGGACAGGGGATCGCCACCGCCGTGGGGATGGCCCTGGCGGAAAGGAAGCTGGCTGCCGAGTTCAACCGCCCCGGCCACGTGGTGGTGGACCACTACACCTACGTCCTGGCCTCGGACGGAGACCTGATGGAAGGGGTCTCGGGAGAGGCCAGCTCTCTGGCAGGGACCTGGGGGCTTTCCAAGCTCATCGTCTTCTGGGACGACAACCGCATCTCCATTGACGGCCCCACCGACCTGGCCTTCACCGAGGACGTCCTGGCCCGCTACCGGGCCTACGGCTGGCACACCCTGAGGGTGGAGGACGCAAACGACCTAAATGCTCTCCGCCACGCCATCAAGCTGGCAAAGCTGGACGAGCGGCCCAGCCTCATCGCCGTCCGGAGCCACATCGGCTACGGCTCCCCCAAGCAGGACTCCCACAAGGCCCACGGGGAGCCCCTGGGGCCGGAGGCGGTGGAGGCCACCCGGAAAAACCTGGGCTGGCCCTACCCCCCCTTTGAGGTCCCGGAGGAGGTCTACCGCCACATGGACATGCGAAAGAGGGGAAAGGCCCTTCAGGAGGCCTGGGAAAGGGCCATGGAGGCCTACGCCAAGGCCTTCCCCGACCTCTACGAGGAGCTTTCCCGCCGCCTCAAAGGGGAGCTCCCCTCCCTCCCCGAGGAGCCCCCGGCCTTTGACAAGCCCATCGCCACCCGGGCTGCCAGCGGCAAGGCCCTGGACGCCATCGCCCCCAAAATGCCCGAGCTCTTGGGGGGAAGCGCCGACCTCACCCCCTCCAACAACACCCAGGCCCAGGGGATGGCGGACTTCTCCCGGGAAAACCCCCTGGGGCGCTACCTTCACTTCGGCGTGCGGGAGCACGCCATGGGGGCCATCCTGAACGGCCTGAACCTCCACGGGGGGTACCGGGCCTACGGGGGCACCTTCTTGGTTTTCTCCGACTACATGCGCCCCGCCGTCCGCTTGGCGGCCCTCATGGGCACGCCCACGATCTTCGTCTACACCCACGACTCCATCGCCCTGGGGGAGGACGGCCCCACCCACCAGCCCGTGGAGCACCTCATGAGCCTGCGGGCCATACCCAACCTCTGGGTCATCCGGCCCGCCGACGCCTACGAGACCTTCTACGCCTGGCAGGTGGCCCTGAGGCGCAAGGAGGGCCCCACGGCCATCGTCCTCACCCGGCAGGCCGTGCCCCTCCTCCCCCCGGAGAAGGCCAAGGGGCTTCTTAAGGGCGGGTACGTCCTGGAAGACGCGGAGGAGCCCGAAGGGGTGATCGTGGCCACGGGGAGCGAGGTCCACCTGGCCCTGAAGGCCCGGGCCCTCCTAGGGGAAAGGGGCAGGCGGGTGCGGGGGGTGAGCCTGCCCTCCTTGGAGCTCTTCGCCGCCCAGCCCGAGGCCTACCGCAAGGAGGTCCTTCCCCCGGGCCTGCCCACGGTGGCCGTGGAGGCCGGGGCCAGCCTGGGCTGGGAGCGCTACGCCCACAAGGTGGTGGGCCTGGACCGCTTCGGGGCCAGCGCCCCCTACCTCGAGGTCTACGAGCGGTTGGGCTTCACCCCGGAGAGGGTGGCGGAGGCCCTGCTCTCCCTCCTTGTGTAG